A genome region from Trichosurus vulpecula isolate mTriVul1 chromosome 5, mTriVul1.pri, whole genome shotgun sequence includes the following:
- the LOC118850106 gene encoding extracellular calcium-sensing receptor-like: protein MVQSFVFTIEEINNNPQLLPNFTLGFAIWDSGSSELGALWGTMALLTGQGYSIPNYGCAIPEAPLAAILGEDRSALSIPMATWLGLYRIPQVSYGSTVSVLSDKKRFPSFLRTLPPDEARARGMARLAAHLAWYAVGLVAQDDEYGQRGARTLRLELEGAGLCVYVAAELPASGSPEKLRKAASTLAAAQPLTLLVFSRAQELLLLAAELHRQGAGRGHLWISSEVWDPALLDTLSLGTTLSGALSFSGHRGRIPGFADFLGLLHPTRSPEDKFLEPFWEETFRCQWFPNSSSSGRASMVGGAEAEGLLGVVEGGGRGQEAEVKTGAGRGTRHCTGEETLHGQDLPFLDMSDLSVTYAVANAVSSVAHALHDMTICEAGDGPFVEGQCADMPNFQPWQLLHYLRRVRFRNSYGEEVLFDAQGDPPALYDVMRWQPGPRGHLPFQEVARFNDTAAQECQLQMNGSVLALEGMEEQVSSAVCQETCPPGTWRTSQIGQASCCFACPQCPVGQVSEHKADAPTCRKCPDDTLWPSPSRDHCELQPDVFLRFGDPLGAVLASLGVCVSLATGVVLVVFVYSRHTPLVRASSPGLSTLLLTALLLSSLSSLLFLGRRGPFDCRLRQVALSITFTVAVSCVLARTAAVLVAFRAVQPGSSLQMCLGPGLPRAMVAGPLIAQVCICIVWLGVAPKSQSRSTSLAPNTVSPECREALPPGFWGILGLLALAGFVLALLTRQLPGGFGEAHLLTLSLAVCVCVWLASLPAQIHSRGRAVAAAVQAFSILASNAALLGFIFLPRCVIILLQPHRNNRAWLMGRPPTIHLPPSSS from the exons ATGGTCCAGAGTTTTGTCTTCACCATTGAGGAAATCAACAATAACCCTCAGCTTCTTCCAAATTTCACTCTGGGCTTTGCCATCTGGGACTCTGGGAGCTCTGAGTTGGGGGCCCTGTGGGGGACAATGGCTTTGTTGACTGGCCAGGGGTATTCCATCCCTAACTACGGTTGTGCCATCCCTGAGGCCCCCCTGGCTGCCATCCTTGGAGAGGATCGGTCTGCACTCTCCATCCCCATGGCCACATGGCTGGGTCTCTACAGGATTCCCCAG GTGAGCTACGGATCCACTGTGTCGGTCCTCAGCGACAAGAAGCGCTTCCCCTCCTTCCTGCGCACTCTGCCCCCTGATGAAGCCCGGGCTCGTGGGATGGCGCGCCTGGCGGCCCACCTGGCCTGGTATGCAGTGGGGCTTGTGGCGCAGGATGACGAATATGGGCAGCGTGGGGCGCGGACTCTGCGGCTTGAGTTGGAGGGGGCCGGCCTGTGCGTGTATGTGGCAGCTGAGCTGCCCGCCTCTGGGAGCCCAGAGAAGCTGCGTAAAGCGGCTAGCACCCTGGCCGCCGCCCAGCCCCTCACCCTCTTAGTCTTCTCGCGTGCCCAGGAACTTCTGCTGCTTGCTGCAGAGCTGCACCGCCAGGGTGCTGGCCGTGGCCACCTCTGGATTAGCAGCGAAGTCTGGGACCCAGCGCTGCTGGATACCCTGTCCCTGGGAACCACCCTGAGCGGGGCACTCTCCTTCTCCGGCCATCGCGGCCGCATCCCTGGTTTCGCGGACTTCCTAGGGCTGCTGCACCCGACACGCAGCCCAGAGGACAAGTTCCTGGAGCCCTTCTGGGAGGAGACATTCCGCTGCCAGTGGTTCCCCAACTCATCCTCTTCTGGTCGGGCTTCCATGGTAGGAGGAGCAGAAGCCGAAGGACTACTAGGGGtagtggaaggaggaggaaggggacaagAAGCAGAGGTCAAGACCGGGGCTGGGAGGGGCACACGCCACTGCACTGGGGAAGAGACTCTTCATGGACAGGACCTCCCCTTTTTGGACATGAGTGACCTGAGTGTGACCTATGCTGTGGCCAATGCCGTATCCAGTGTGGCCCACGCACTGCACGATATGACCATCTGTGAGGCCGGGGACGGACCTTTTGTGGAGGGCCAGTGTGCAGATATGCCCAATTTTCAGCCCTGGCAG CTCCTGCATTACCTGAGGAGAGTGAGATTCCGAAATAGCTATGGGGAAGAGGTGCTCTTTGATGCTCAGGGAGATCCTCCAGCTCTTTATGATGTCATGAGGTGGCAGCCTGGCCCCCGGGGCCACCTTCCCTTCCAGGAAGTCGCCAGATTTAATGACACAGCAGCCCAGGAATGCCAGCTGCAAATGAATGGCAGTGTACTCGCTTTGGAAGGGATGGAAGAGCag GTCTCTTCCGCTGTCTGCCAGGAGACTTGCCCTCCTGGAACCTGGAGGACCTCCCAGATCGGCCAGGCAAGCTGCTGTTTTGCTTGTCCCCAGTGCCCTGTGGGACAGGTGTCTGAACACAAAG CAGATGCTCCTACATGCAGGAAGTGCCCTGATGATACCCTGTGGCCCAGCCCATCAAGGGATCACTGTGAGCTGCAGCCTGATGTCTTCCTCCGATTTGGGGATCCCTTGGGGGCTGTTCTGGCATCACTTGGGGTTTGTGTGTCTCTGGCTACAGGAGTGGTCCTGGTTGTCTTTGTCTATAGCCGCCACACTCCTCTGGTGCGGGCCAGCAGCCCAGGGCTCAGCACCCTCCTGCTCACTGCCTTGCTTCTAAGcagcctcagttcccttctcttccttggtCGCCGGGGTCCCTTCGACTGTCGGCTCCGCCAGGTGGCCCTCAGCATCACCTTCACTGTGGCAGTCTCCTGTGTACTGGCCAGGACAGCTGCTGTCCTTGTGGCCTTCAGAGCAGTCCAGCCAGGCAGCTCCCTTCAAATGTGTCTGGGGCCTGGCCTGCCTCGGGCCATGGTTGCAGGGCCCCTCATAGCCCAGGTTTGTATCTGTATTGTCTGGCTAGGGGTCGCCCCCAAAAGCCAGAGCAGAAGCACATCACTGGCCCCCAACACAGTCTCACCTGAGTGTCGTGAGGccttgcctcctggcttctgggGCATCCTGGGCCTCCTGGCTTTGGCTGGCTTTGTCCTGGCCCTTCTGACGCGCCAGCTTCCTGGTGGCTTTGGTGAAGCCCACCTTCTCACGCTCAGCCTggcagtatgtgtgtgtgtttggctgGCCTCTCTGCCTGCCCAGATCCACAGCAGGGGAcgggcagtggcagcagctgtacAGGCCTTCAGCATCCTGGCCTCCAATGCTGCTCTGCTGGGCTTCATCTTCCTGCCTAGGTGTGTTATCATCCTGCTCCAGCCCCATAGGAACAATAGGGCGTGGCTCATGGGGAGGCCACCCACCATAcacctccctcccagctccagctGA